One Mus caroli chromosome 6, CAROLI_EIJ_v1.1, whole genome shotgun sequence genomic window, GTTGGCTTGCTTTTCATGGATTGCTCAGACTGCTCCTTTATACAAGGCTGAATCATCATCCCAGAGGTGGCACTACCAAAATGAGTTGTGCCTAACCACGTCAATCATAAGTCAATAAAATATTGCACAGACATGCTGACTGTCCAGTtagatggaggtattttctctatTGAAGTGTCATTATCCAAGATGATCCAAGCTTGTGctaattgaaaatattaacaaacaagttatttaaaaatataaagttgtaCTTTAAGCCATATGTGTAACTATGTACCCTGTATTTAGATTACTTATTctatgtaaaaggaaaaaaaactgctATAAAATTAATGTTTGTTATAACTATTTCCTACACTCAAGTAATCTACATTTACATAATTTTGTATCCAACAAACATGTTTTACATGTTTTACAAAGACTAGAAGATGTATAGACAGTATTTATCTTGTAAGTTATAAACTACTATCTTgtactttgaaaatattatatacatgtttatgtaaTTCAGAcctaaaaatttataaatatgagaATTTCTGTTAATACATTTTCCTCTAAGATATGTAAGATCATCCACATAAATGTACCCCAGGTCTGTACACTCTAGGATTTCATTCTTTGTGCCTGCACCTCAGCCACAGGAATACATAGAGAGAAGCCTTTCTCATCTTAGCATTGCCCAGAATCAGGACCCAGGAGTGCACTGATGGAAAAGCTGTTCTTGCAACCTGTGTGATCAAAAGCAGCAGTGTCCTCTCCAGAAGCAGAGCACTCCAAACCTTCATAACATgagacaggaagaaaatggaataCAGGAGGATGGAGGCAATCAATGTCTGCAAGGCTCTGATGTGGGCCTTAGTGCTGGCATCTCTGCATCCATGGGTACTGTGTTGCATCTTCCTCTGATGTTTCCACAGGGAGAAAACAAGAAGGACAAAAGTGACCAGTGACACAGCAAAAGGTATGAACCCAAACATGGTGTTGGCAAAGGGAAACAGCATAGAAAGCTGTGTGTTATTCAAAATCAAGCTGTAAGACATAGATACATTATATTCAGTGATTAAAATGCTCTCAGGTgcattaataatgataatatttaaacaaaagaGAATCAAAGACATTATCAATGTCCCTATCATGACTTTTTTAAATCTGAcctttaaataaaggaaaatggggTTGGAAAAATTTGCtatcttgaaaaagcaaaagatGCTGAGACTTGTAGCAAACCAGAGACTACTCTGGTTGAATGTTGTCCATATACTGTACATTATGCTAACTCTTCTATCAGTCATCCATTGTCCTGGGTAAAGCATAAATATCCACCAACTTACTAATATTAACCACAGCAGTGCAATTCTGGAGATGGCCAGAGCAGTGAGGATCTGATCCACTGAAGAGATCTTTCTTCCCTTGACCAAGTCCTTTATGTTCACCACTGCTATGAATCCATTGCCAAAGATGCCAATTATAAATTCCACACTCAAAATGACTATAAATGTGATCTGTAGGACACCATTCATCTTCACTTGGATGCTTCAACTTCTATTGTAATTACTTAAGATTCTTTGAAACATGCTTCTAAAATATTGTGCATATTCAATAAACAAAGCTCCATATCATGTTCTGTAAACAATGTACAGGTCTAATACCAAACAAGCCATTAAGCCTTGCTAATGGTTTTATTCTTTCCATCATAAAAGTCTTTTGTATTTCCCTATAGAGAAGAACTGACCTCCATCTAGATGTAGTTTGCATTTCACACTGCATCCTAGAGACATTGCAAATTTTGGTGAAGGAAATGTTGATCTCTTCTGCTGAGAAGCAaatgaagatatatttatttgcatcgtttatttatttgttcattttcttcttacaTACATATGTTAATCTCTGTAAACATGAGTATTGGGTAAATCATATAAAAGGTCTATCCTTTATATAAGGCAGCAAAAATCTAAATTTGTACATAGTAATTCCTTAGTAGCACGTAACTTTAGAAATTTTTGAATCAGCTAGGTTCCAATCCTATGTACAGTGTAAAAATCACTAATTGCAAACTCACCACAACCCAATAATATCATGAAAATCATTAGTTTCCAAAGGTTCAGTACTGAGAAAATAcaaattcatcattttattttatgcgaAGGAATGCTCATGCCAATATCCATGCACTCATTATTTGAATACAAAATTCATTCTCTCAACATCATTTTTTCTACTGCTCAGCATGTCTGAATCATGTAGCTCAAGCATGACTCACTGATCATTTTTAAGGTGCTACTGTTTAAAAATGCTAGCAATTATATATATTAGAACACTGACTGCAAACATTGTGTAAAATTGTACTGTTTATTACTGCATGAAAACATATGTATGAAAATCTTTTCAGTCTCAGGAATCAATCACTAAGGGAAATGAGACTAAATACACAACagaagacttttttcttttctgtctaaCACTTGGCCCATAGTACACATTTATCTATAGTCACTAATGACCTatagatttattttccttctctctactATGCCAACATGTTCACTCAGTTTTTACTGCAGGTATGAAGACACATGACCCTATAAATTTTTGGAAAACTAACATTAGCtagtccttctttcttttttgatagctATGATGTTAGTAAAGGTTCTATGGGTCTATAATACAAGATGAAcagtaaataaacagaaaaatgtgtATCATATTTATTCCAGTGTATATGGCTACCCCTCTGCCTACCTGAAGcaatgtcaatttttaaaaattgagaagcCTGGCAttgtggcaaatgcctttaatcccagcacttgggaggcagaggcaggcagatttctgagtttgaggccagcctggtctacaaagtgagttccaggacagccagggctaNNNNNNNNNNNNNNNNNNgagagagagagagagagagagagagagagagagagagagagagaatatgaggaCTAAATAATTTGCTATACTTACCACTACAGCTGTGCCTAGGTAAGAgattataacaaaaatatatgatATTATTTTCCCTTCATTCAAGGGAAAGAAACATGGAGATAGTATAACAGGGAAGCAATGGGCACATATCACAAAATTACTAAAAGTTGGATATATAAAATTTCTGTGTAAAAGCAAGAGGCTGGCTCTAACTGTGCTCCATCCATGTACCAAAATTCAGCtatggaaaaagacaaaaaggaataTAAACAATCCTGCTGCTGAGGTTCTGTAGTGCATATGTTGAGATGACATATGTCTGGACTTCTATACATAAGTATGTATTGAAGGCACACTGAGCAAGAAAGGACTCCCTGAGACCATCACTGTATTTTGATTCTGAACTGGATATAGCCACATAAAGTTTTAGCCTAAAGAAAGGTCCCTATAGGAAGGTAGTTTTCTTTATGGTTATGTGAGAGAGTGAAGAATTACATTTTCTCAGACAGACATATTCTCagtcaaaaataaatgttatatacatgtgtgttgaTGAGGTACATGCGTGTCTTACTCAATTATTCATTCATAAGTTTCATATAatgattaaatttaaataaaataattaaatttttaagcTAATCATAGCtcactttaaaatgttctttatttaaatctacatatctataataaattaCCTACTAACTCATAATCAAGACCTATTGGACTCTAGGTCATTGACACTGTAGtttaagaaaaatcataaaaaggtACTATTAAATTTATTGATAATTCCCTTTGGTCTCTGGATATTTAAGAAATTTACATGTGAATATAAATTTTGGGACAAAGTAGAATTTCCAATCTGATAAGATGGGTAAATAGATACAGTAGCAGATACTCAAAATAGTGCAACAACTGAAAACATTTAGCTTGTGCCTTCTATAATTGTCCACTACCTTTCTCAGATTTACTGGAACAAGTCTGTCTTCCTGCTATTGAACTATTCTTGTAGTAGTGCTGGAGACAGAATCTGCTGCCTTACTAATGCTAAGTACTTGCTGTAATTCTTATAACTAAAACCAAATGGAGGGGGAGTGTGGTGCAAGAGGATGCTTATTTAAATTTAGAGAAATTCTAATGGATGCAGCCACTCTGTGAACCATTAAAAAGAATTCCCaagtacaaacaaaaaaattaagcataCCACATGATTCAACTATACCACTGGCCTATGCACATTTAGGACACAGGATTCACAGTATTTTAGCTGGATCAAACATGagagttctcttttttttttattagatattttatttatttacatttcaaatgttatcacctgtcctggtttccctctgaaaaccaccAATTACCTCCATTTTCCCCTGCTCACCAtccactactgcttcctggccctggcatttccctatactgagacatagaaccttcacaggaacaaggacctctcctcccattgatgacaaactaggttgtcctctgatacacatgcagctagagccatgagtaccactatgtgttttctttggttggtggtttagtcccagggagctctgtgggtactggttaattcatattgttgttcctcctatggggctgcatgccccttaagctccttgggtactttctctagctccttcattggtgactgtgatctgtccaatggatgactgtgagcatccacttttgtatttgtcaggcacagccagagcctctcaggagacagctgtattaggCTTCAgacagcaagctcttgttggcattcacgATAGTGTTcggttttggtggttgtatatgggatggatcccaggtggggcagtctctggatggtcattcattcagtctctgctccacactttgtctctgcaactccttccatgagtattttgttcccctttctaagaaggattgaagaatccacattttggtcttccttcttgagtttcacatgttttgtgaattgtatcttgggtattccaagcttctaggctaatatccacttatcaatgagtgcatgtcatatgtgttcttttgtgactgggttatctcactcaggataatatcctccagatccatccatatTTCCTCCATAAAcatcataaattcattgtttttaatagctgtgttgtcctccattgtgtaattgtattacattttctgcatccattcctctgttgaggaacatcttggttctttctagcttcttgctattataaaaaaggcggctatgaacatagtggagcctgtgtccttattacatgttggagcatcttctggttatatgcccaggagtggtattgctggatccccCGGTATGTTGTACTATGTAcagtttttctgaggaaccaccaaactgatttccagagtggttgtaccagcttgcaatcccaccagcaatggaggagtatttctctttctccacatccttgccagcatctgctgtcacctgagtttctgatcttagccattgtgaatggtgtgaggtggaatctcagagttctgatttgcatttccctgatgaataagcatgttgaacattttttttaggtgcttctcagccattcagtattcctcagttgagaattctttgtttagctctgtatcccattttttaatagggttattcagttctctggagtctaacttcttgagttctttgtgtatattagatattagcctactatcagatttaggattggtaaagatcttttcccaatctgttggttgcctttttgtcttattgacagtgtcttttgccttacagaagctttgcaattttatgaggtaaaaaaagtttgtttgtttgtttgtttgtttgtctatttttcaatttaagctgggcagtggtggtgcacacctttaatcccagcacttggaaggaagaggcaggcagatttctgagtttgaggccagccctgtctacagagtgagttctaggacagctagggctacaaaaacaacaacaacaacaacaacaacaaaaaatcaacacCTTTATCTCTTCTTTACTAGAAGTACATTGTGAGTTTCCAAGAGATGGAAGCAATTATTAGTCCTAGACAGCTATGATCCACAAAAATATCAAGCTTTTGTACTATGCACTAGTCACCCTGTAGGACAGCTGCTTGCATACATGGAGAGGAAGAAGCCCTGACCACATGAAATGCTGAATGAACATGATTTTGTTGACTAGGACATGGCCACCTCATATATTCCAAAGACTCTACTCCATCAGCGGCAAAGCcttttatgtacatatatctgACCTTTTCTGTTTCCCTTGCTATCCTTTTAAGACCTCACAATTAGTAATTTGTAAGACAACTAAAGGTATATAACTGCAGAAGATTTATTTAGGTTTCTTTACATGAATAAAGTAAACctactttatatgtatatgaacactATAAAGTTGTGAATAATTGAGATTAtagcttcatatatatatatatatatatatatatatatatatatatatatgtcttattATTTTAACATGTTACAGACTCCAAGATTTCATTCCATGGCTTTCAAATTCtatgaaaatattacaaaaaaagaacacataacAGATGTTCAACATGCACTTATATTTATTaattggttaaataaataaattaatgatgatAGGAAAGTAAGAACACCTATCCTATGGGACCACTCTACTATTTGAAAGATGTTTTCATGcaattaaacaataaatattttgaaatgaatacatttatcTCACATATTAAATTTCAGAAGGATAAGAATaacacaaaattcaaaatatttaagatGATGGAAAATATTCTGTATTGAATACCCTAATATAAAAGTACACATAATCACATACGCTACGGTTATAATCTACTTAGTTAGTTCTTATTCCAAATATTAAGGCGTAGATGTTAGTTATATAGAAAAaccatatacaaatatattagaaGACAACACTTATCAAATAATggttgaataaaaatattttgttgttacaTTTTTGTGTTACATTTATACACAGTGCAACTTTCAACTGATTTTATCCCATGAAACTGACTAATATTGGATATGACAGAGTCAGATTGTATGATTATTCACAGTACGTTTCTAATGTACTCTGATGAACTGATTAGAATTGgttttgagattgtattttaattacatttctctatttctttcctccttccaataCCTTGCAAACACCCCTCcctatttcctttaaaattgtgGCCCTTTTTTCCCATTGGTTGCTattgaatgaatatatgtatttatatctatatctatctatgtaggtagataaattatatatatatatatatatatttatatccatgtaatatatacacatgaatatacatccatataatacacatatgtatattaacatataaatgtatatataaatgtatatgtatggcCATATactatttttgtgttttcagaaatGACCCGTCAGTACTAGAAAGCCTATTGTTGtactcttccctggggaggactACCTCTCCTGCTTCCAGCTTTACTCAGTCCTGTATATCTTTCTGTACATTTGATGCTTTTTAGGCTTTTCTTGTcagttttgatttatttgttggTGTTCTCCTTATGGTCATGTTTATGAGTCTTTAAGGATAGAGCTCCTGGTGTTACTAAATAACATGACCTCAAAGCAAAGTCTTtgatcctctgactcttacaatatttctgttcCTCTTCCATATTCTTCTCTGCGTCTTAAATGTTGACTGCTTTATAAATATACTTACTGGGACTGGGCTTCACAACCCTGCATTTGCTTGGTTGTG contains:
- the LOC110297128 gene encoding taste receptor type 2 member 116, which codes for MNGVLQITFIVILSVEFIIGIFGNGFIAVVNIKDLVKGRKISSVDQILTALAISRIALLWLILVSWWIFMLYPGQWMTDRRVSIMYSIWTTFNQSSLWFATSLSIFCFFKIANFSNPIFLYLKVRFKKVMIGTLIMSLILFCLNIIIINAPESILITEYNVSMSYSLILNNTQLSMLFPFANTMFGFIPFAVSLVTFVLLVFSLWKHQRKMQHSTHGCRDASTKAHIRALQTLIASILLYSIFFLSHVMKVWSALLLERTLLLLITQVARTAFPSVHSWVLILGNAKMRKASLYVFLWLRCRHKE